AGAATTGAACCAAGGAGTTCCTGGTAAAAATTTGTGGCAATTGATTATTGGAAGTTACAAAACAAATTCACTAATGTCTAGCGTGGGTCCTTATACCAACCCAATTGGGTTTCTTGAAAGTAACACTTACTAAGTCTTTAGGCATAGTCGCACAACTTATTTAATGCCAATTCAATCTATTCATACTGAATCTAGTAAACTACTGACAAAACTTTACCTTCATTGCATAACAATCTCTCATCACAGCACAAATAAATacccttcaatttttgtcattactactattattattgaTCTACATTCATATTGATATTGAAGTAGAAGGAGAAAACTTTCTAAACAAAAACTATATACAGTTGTATTAGTAGTGTACCATTTCTATACATTATGAAGTTCCAAACACATTCTTATCTATTTTCCACTACATTTCTCCGTTTGAcaatatttttagttattttttgcAAAACAAAGGCTGTTTTGAAACTGCTGCCAAATGTTTCGGTTACAACGGTGTTTGTGTTTGGAGATTCAATCATGGATACTGGAAATAACAACAATATGTCAACACCGTCTCGGTGCAATTACCCTCCTTATGGAAGAGATTTTAAAGGAGGAATTCCATACGGAAGATTTAGCAACGGAAAAGTTCCGTCTGATTTTATAGGTAACATAAGTTTTATATTActctcattttcttttaattactaATCGAAATGACAAGGGCTAAAATCTTAATATTGTATTGAGTGATTCGGTCACTTATAACACATGTCTATGTCTTATTATAAATTCTTTCTATAAAAAAATggtcaaattaaaaaatttgtgACAAATCGTAGCCAAATAGAATGTCCTAACTAAATAGaatctcataaaatatttgttattgtTCAATTGTAGTTAAATAGTGCATCTAATTAATTTGTCTGTGTTAAATTATAGATAAAAGTTTAATAcgactttgaccatagtttgtgAAAATAAGCTGAAAATAGTTTATTAACATGTCATAAGAAGCTATTTTAAGCAGTGCTACTAATGCTTATATGATAAACCCAAAGTAAACAAAAGAAATACTAAATAATTTAATCTAAGATGTGAATTTTAATatagttgttttttgtttttaattttaaattgtacTATCAGTTTCAGAATTAGGAATAAAAGAGTATCTACCAGCATATTTGGATCCAAATCTGCAGCCTAGTGAATTGCTCACAGGTGTGAACTTTGCATCTGGTGGTGCAGGATATGATCCTATGACATCAAAATTAGAGGTAAACATTTTTTTTCATCAGCCCCAAAAATATTACTAAAAAAAATTGGTATTTTCATTTATGAACTATTCTTCCTTACTCTGTTTATCAACTATTCTTCCTTACTCTGTTTAAGCAGGTAGCTATATCTATGTCTGGACAACTATACTTGTTCAAAGATTACATTTTGAGACTTAAAAGACTTGTTGGTGAAGATAGAACAAATTTCATCTTAGCCAATAGTCTCTTTTTTGTGGTATTAGGAAGCAATGATATTTCTAACACATACTATTTGTCTCATATGAGACAAGTGGAATATGATTTTCCTACTTACTCTGATTTCTTAGTCAACTCAGCTTATAGCTTCTACAAGGTAATTTTGAACTTTCATCGAAAATATTTCATCCACTTTTAATTTTTTCAACACATGTTATTAAGGCTGTTAAAAAAAACTAGGAACTGAACTATACCGTCGAACCAAACTGTACTGAAGTTAAAATAACTGAACCGTTATTTTTGGTTAGTGAATCAAATCATAGTGTACAAACAATTTTAGAACCAAAGTAGATTGAATTCGTGGTTGGTTGGGTCAAAGTAACATTATGCAACTTTCAGATGTATGTATCTAGAAAATCGGGTATAAGGAAAGTTGAACTGCGATGTAACTGACAATGCAGGATGGATATGAGTTGGCATAAGAGCTACTACTAGAACGGGAAAGACTGCAACCTTTTGGTCAGATAGCATAAAATATTGTACTTCTCTACTATGCTTCATAAAGTACAAGATTGGAAAGGTTTCTTCAGGTGCTATACTAAAGATCTATGTTCTGATTTCCTCGAACTTCTTTAAAGCATTTTTTTCTTTCTGCATTCATCTTTGATCTTTCAATGTTACTCCGTGATGTGGTAATCAAATGGCGTATCTGCTGCTTTCTTTGCAGATGGCTGATGATCAACCTTATATTATTCCTCAGATGGTTCCTACTCTACATTTCAGGATTTGAATATATGCATAAGGT
The Vicia villosa cultivar HV-30 ecotype Madison, WI linkage group LG6, Vvil1.0, whole genome shotgun sequence genome window above contains:
- the LOC131609242 gene encoding GDSL esterase/lipase EXL2-like isoform X1, which produces MKFQTHSYLFSTTFLRLTIFLVIFCKTKAVLKLLPNVSVTTVFVFGDSIMDTGNNNNMSTPSRCNYPPYGRDFKGGIPYGRFSNGKVPSDFIVSELGIKEYLPAYLDPNLQPSELLTGVNFASGGAGYDPMTSKLEVAISMSGQLYLFKDYILRLKRLVGEDRTNFILANSLFFVVLGSNDISNTYYLSHMRQVEYDFPTYSDFLVNSAYSFYKVILNFHRKYFIHF
- the LOC131609242 gene encoding GDSL esterase/lipase EXL2-like isoform X2; the protein is MKFQTHSYLFSTTFLRLTIFLVIFCKTKAVLKLLPNVSVTTVFVFGDSIMDTGNNNNMSTPSRCNYPPYGRDFKGGIPYGRFSNGKVPSDFIVSELGIKEYLPAYLDPNLQPSELLTGVNFASGGAGYDPMTSKLEVAISMSGQLYLFKDYILRLKRLVGEDRTNFILANSLFFVVLGSNDISNTYYLSHMRQVEYDFPTYSDFLVNSAYSFYKDGYELA